From a region of the Streptomyces sp. NBC_00193 genome:
- a CDS encoding TetR/AcrR family transcriptional regulator — MAMDRDQVLRAAAALLSRKSTATMDEVARAAGIGRATLHRHFAGRDALVRALEELGIREFEVAFDNARLDEGTAIDALRRLVAEAEPNAELLAFLVTENQLFEGDQVNEGWARLDARVGALFRRGQQEGDIRIDLSPAWLTEALYSLIGACAWAVMDGRVAAKDFQYMITELLLGGARRSVEK; from the coding sequence ATGGCCATGGATCGTGATCAGGTGCTCCGCGCCGCCGCCGCCCTGCTCTCCCGCAAATCGACCGCCACGATGGACGAGGTCGCGAGGGCCGCCGGCATCGGCCGCGCGACCCTCCACCGGCACTTCGCCGGGCGCGACGCCCTCGTGCGGGCGCTCGAAGAGCTCGGCATCCGGGAGTTCGAGGTGGCCTTCGACAACGCCCGCCTCGACGAGGGCACGGCGATCGACGCGCTCCGCAGGCTCGTGGCCGAGGCGGAGCCCAACGCCGAGCTGCTGGCCTTCCTCGTCACCGAGAACCAGCTCTTCGAGGGGGACCAGGTCAACGAGGGCTGGGCCCGCCTCGACGCCCGCGTCGGCGCGCTGTTCCGGCGCGGCCAGCAGGAGGGCGACATCCGCATCGACCTGAGCCCCGCCTGGCTCACCGAGGCCCTTTACAGCCTCATCGGCGCCTGCGCCTGGGCCGTCATGGACGGCCGGGTCGCCGCCAAGGACTTTCAGTACATGATCACCGAGTTGCTGCTCGGTGGCGCACGACGGAGTGTGGAGAAATGA
- a CDS encoding MFS transporter: protein MSRTEQLTHAKGAEGKKRGRWLALSVLVLAVLLVAVDATVLGLATPALSEDLKPSGTQLLWIGDIYSFVIAGLLVSMGSLGDRIGRKKLLLVGATAFGAVSVLNAYATSPEMMIVARALLGVAGATLMPSTLALIRNIFHDPKERSLAIGIWGATASAGAAVGPVVGGALLQHFWWGSVFLINLPVMIVLVIVGIKLLPESKNPVAGPWDLFSVALSLVGIIGLVYAVKQVATHGMGWEVWAAAVIGAGALYTFVRRQFALTSPLLDMRLFKHRGFSGAVLADLLTVFGLSGLVFFLSQFLQLVQGRDPLEAGLAELPAAIGAVVTGLVAGKYARKYGVRVIVTGGLAAIGIALAALTVIHKETGYPLLGAALLVVGLGAGFSFTVTADVILSSVPKEQAGSASAVSETAYELGAALGIALLGSVVTGVYQGFTAPASVSGPVADAAHESLGGAVEAAKSLDPQTAEQMVGAAQVAFVDGLRLASGVGAAVLLATAVAAWFLLKGQELQEGIEH from the coding sequence ATGAGCCGAACCGAACAGCTGACGCATGCGAAGGGGGCGGAAGGGAAGAAGCGAGGGCGCTGGCTCGCGCTCTCCGTGCTCGTGCTGGCCGTCCTGCTGGTCGCCGTCGACGCCACCGTGCTCGGTCTCGCCACGCCCGCCCTCAGCGAGGACCTGAAGCCGTCGGGCACCCAGCTCCTGTGGATCGGCGACATCTACTCCTTCGTCATCGCCGGCCTGCTCGTCTCCATGGGCTCCCTCGGCGACCGGATAGGCCGCAAGAAGCTCCTCCTCGTCGGCGCGACCGCCTTCGGCGCCGTCTCGGTCCTCAACGCCTACGCCACCAGCCCCGAGATGATGATCGTCGCCCGGGCCCTGCTCGGCGTGGCCGGCGCGACCCTGATGCCCTCCACCCTCGCGCTGATCCGCAACATCTTCCACGACCCCAAGGAGCGCAGCCTCGCCATCGGCATCTGGGGCGCCACCGCCTCGGCCGGCGCGGCCGTCGGCCCGGTCGTCGGCGGAGCCCTGCTCCAGCACTTCTGGTGGGGCTCGGTCTTCCTCATCAACCTCCCCGTGATGATCGTCCTCGTCATCGTCGGCATCAAGCTGCTGCCCGAGTCCAAGAACCCGGTCGCCGGCCCCTGGGACCTGTTCAGCGTCGCCCTCTCCCTCGTCGGCATCATCGGCCTCGTCTACGCCGTCAAGCAGGTCGCCACCCACGGCATGGGCTGGGAGGTATGGGCGGCCGCCGTCATCGGAGCCGGCGCGCTCTACACCTTCGTGCGACGTCAGTTCGCGCTGACGTCCCCGCTCCTCGACATGCGGCTCTTCAAGCACCGCGGCTTCTCCGGCGCGGTCCTCGCCGACCTGCTCACCGTCTTCGGGCTGTCCGGACTGGTCTTCTTCCTCTCCCAGTTCCTCCAGCTCGTCCAGGGCCGCGACCCGCTCGAAGCGGGCCTCGCGGAACTGCCCGCCGCCATCGGCGCCGTGGTCACCGGTCTGGTCGCGGGCAAGTACGCCCGCAAGTACGGGGTACGGGTCATCGTGACGGGAGGCCTCGCCGCCATCGGCATCGCGCTGGCCGCGCTGACCGTGATCCACAAGGAGACCGGCTACCCGCTGCTCGGCGCGGCCCTGCTCGTCGTCGGCCTCGGCGCCGGCTTCTCCTTCACGGTCACCGCCGACGTGATCCTCTCCAGCGTCCCCAAGGAGCAGGCCGGTTCCGCCTCGGCCGTCTCCGAGACCGCCTACGAACTGGGCGCCGCCCTCGGCATCGCCCTGCTCGGCTCGGTCGTCACCGGCGTCTACCAGGGCTTCACCGCCCCGGCCTCCGTCAGCGGCCCCGTCGCCGACGCCGCCCACGAATCGCTCGGCGGCGCCGTCGAAGCGGCCAAGTCGCTGGACCCGCAGACCGCCGAGCAGATGGTCGGCGCCGCCCAGGTGGCCTTCGTGGACGGCCTGCGGCTGGCCTCCGGAGTGGGTGCGGCCGTCCTGCTGGCCACCGCCGTGGCCGCCTGGTTCCTGCTCAAGGGCCAGGAGCTCCAAGAGGGCATCGAGCACTGA
- a CDS encoding HAD domain-containing protein, whose amino-acid sequence MNPKPLLLIDVDGPLNPYAAKPQRRPEGYRTHRMRPTGWTGAESAKPLRVWLNPDHGTELLALAEAYELVWATTWKGEANEWIGPQLGLPELPWIDWPQMHGRAPRGTFWKTQYILEYAGERPFAWIDDDITDMDRAYVELRHPAQALLLRIDERIGLVRADFDALADWA is encoded by the coding sequence ATGAACCCGAAGCCCCTGCTGCTGATCGACGTGGACGGACCGCTGAACCCCTACGCGGCCAAGCCCCAGCGGCGTCCCGAGGGCTACCGCACGCACCGGATGCGCCCGACGGGCTGGACCGGCGCCGAGAGCGCGAAGCCGCTGCGGGTCTGGCTGAATCCGGACCACGGCACGGAGCTGCTCGCGCTCGCGGAGGCGTACGAGCTCGTCTGGGCAACCACCTGGAAGGGCGAGGCGAACGAGTGGATAGGCCCGCAGCTGGGCCTCCCGGAGCTGCCCTGGATCGACTGGCCCCAGATGCACGGGCGCGCACCGCGCGGGACGTTCTGGAAGACCCAGTACATCCTGGAGTACGCGGGCGAGCGGCCCTTCGCCTGGATCGACGACGACATCACGGACATGGACCGCGCGTACGTGGAGCTGCGCCACCCCGCGCAGGCGCTGCTCCTGCGGATCGACGAGCGGATCGGGCTGGTCCGGGCCGACTTCGACGCACTGGCGGACTGGGCCTGA
- a CDS encoding argininosuccinate synthase, whose product MAERVVLAYSGGLDTSVAIGWIAEETGAEVIAVAVDVGQGGEDLDVIRKRALDCGAVEAEVADARDEFADEYCLPAIKANALYMDRYPLVSALSRPAIVKHLVAAARKHGATTVAHGCTGKGNDQVRFEAGIAALGPDLTCIAPVRDYAMTRDKAIAFAEKANLPIATTKKSPYSIDQNVFGRAVETGFLEDIWNAPIEDIYEYTADPALPREADEVVISFKEGVPVAIDGKPVTVLQAIQQLNERAGAQGIGRIDIVEDRLVGIKSREVYEAPGAIALITAHQELENVTVERELARYKRQVEQRWGELVYDGLWFSPLKRALDGFVNEANQHVSGDVRMTLHGGRAVVTGRKSDESLYDFNLATYDSGDTFDQSKAQGFIEIFGLSSKIAARRDLA is encoded by the coding sequence GTGGCCGAGCGCGTCGTACTCGCCTATTCAGGCGGTCTGGACACCTCCGTCGCCATCGGCTGGATCGCCGAGGAGACGGGCGCCGAGGTCATCGCCGTCGCGGTGGACGTCGGCCAGGGCGGCGAGGACCTGGACGTCATCCGCAAGCGGGCGCTCGACTGCGGCGCCGTCGAGGCCGAGGTCGCCGACGCCAGGGACGAGTTCGCCGACGAGTACTGCCTTCCGGCGATCAAGGCGAACGCCCTCTACATGGACCGCTACCCGCTGGTCTCGGCCCTCTCGCGGCCGGCCATCGTCAAGCACCTCGTGGCCGCCGCCCGCAAGCACGGCGCCACCACGGTCGCCCACGGCTGCACCGGCAAGGGCAACGACCAGGTCCGCTTCGAGGCCGGCATCGCCGCCCTCGGCCCCGACCTCACGTGCATCGCCCCGGTCCGCGACTACGCGATGACCCGCGACAAGGCCATCGCCTTCGCCGAGAAGGCGAACCTGCCGATCGCGACCACCAAGAAGTCCCCGTACTCCATCGACCAGAACGTCTTCGGGCGCGCCGTCGAGACGGGCTTCCTGGAGGACATCTGGAACGCGCCGATCGAGGACATCTACGAGTACACCGCGGACCCGGCCCTCCCGCGCGAGGCCGACGAGGTCGTCATCTCCTTCAAGGAGGGCGTCCCGGTCGCCATCGACGGCAAGCCGGTCACCGTGCTCCAGGCCATCCAGCAGCTCAACGAGCGCGCCGGGGCCCAGGGCATCGGCCGGATCGACATCGTCGAGGACCGGCTCGTGGGCATCAAGTCCCGCGAGGTGTACGAGGCCCCGGGCGCGATCGCGCTGATCACCGCCCACCAGGAGCTGGAGAACGTCACCGTCGAGCGCGAGCTGGCCCGCTACAAGCGGCAGGTCGAGCAGCGCTGGGGCGAGCTGGTCTACGACGGCCTGTGGTTCTCCCCGCTCAAGCGCGCGCTGGACGGCTTCGTCAACGAGGCCAACCAGCACGTCAGCGGTGACGTCCGGATGACCCTGCACGGCGGCCGCGCGGTCGTCACCGGCCGGAAGTCGGACGAGTCGCTGTACGACTTCAACCTCGCGACCTACGACTCGGGCGACACCTTCGACCAGTCGAAGGCCCAGGGCTTCATCGAGATCTTCGGCCTGTCCTCGAAGATCGCGGCCCGTCGCGACCTCGCCTGA
- the argH gene encoding argininosuccinate lyase yields MSSNNGGDVRLWGARFADGPAEALAKLSASVHFDWRLAPYDIAGSKAHARVLAKAGLLTADELGRMIAGLDQLAVDVANGSFVGTIADEDVHTALERGLLERLGADLGGKLRAGRSRNDQIATLFRMYLRDHARIIGGLVADLQDALVGLAEAHADVAMPGRTHLQHAQPVLFAHHVLAHVQALSRDAERLRQWDTRTAVSPYGSGALAGSSLGLDPEAVAADLGFERGSVGNSIDGTASRDFVAEFAFVTAMIGINLSRIAEEIIIWNTKEFSFVTLHDAFSTGSSIMPQKKNPDIAELARGKSGRLIGNLTGLLATLKALPLAYNRDLQEDKEPVFDSCDTLEVLLPAFTGMMATLTINRERMEELAPAGFSLATDIAEWLVKQNVPFRVAHEVAGECVKECEGLGIELDELTDEQFAKISEHLTPEVRTVLNVKGALASRDGRGGTAPSAVAIQLTELKADLVIQHAWAAHKN; encoded by the coding sequence GTGAGCAGCAACAACGGTGGTGACGTCCGGCTCTGGGGCGCTCGGTTCGCCGACGGTCCCGCCGAGGCCCTCGCGAAGCTGTCCGCGTCGGTCCACTTCGACTGGCGCCTGGCCCCGTACGACATCGCGGGCTCCAAGGCCCACGCCCGTGTGCTCGCCAAGGCGGGCCTGCTCACGGCCGACGAGCTCGGCCGCATGATCGCCGGCCTGGACCAGCTCGCGGTCGACGTGGCGAACGGCTCCTTCGTCGGCACCATCGCCGACGAGGACGTCCACACCGCTCTGGAGCGGGGCCTGCTGGAGCGGCTCGGCGCCGACCTCGGCGGCAAGCTGCGCGCCGGCCGGTCGCGCAACGACCAGATCGCCACCCTCTTCCGCATGTACCTGCGCGACCACGCCCGGATCATCGGCGGCCTCGTCGCCGATCTCCAGGACGCGCTGGTCGGCCTCGCCGAGGCGCACGCCGACGTGGCCATGCCGGGCCGGACCCACCTGCAGCACGCGCAGCCGGTGCTCTTCGCCCATCACGTACTGGCCCACGTGCAGGCCCTGTCCCGGGACGCGGAGCGGCTGCGCCAGTGGGACACCCGGACCGCGGTGTCCCCGTACGGTTCGGGTGCCCTGGCGGGCTCCTCGCTCGGCCTGGACCCGGAGGCGGTCGCCGCCGACCTGGGCTTCGAGCGCGGCTCGGTCGGCAACTCCATCGACGGCACGGCCTCGCGCGACTTCGTCGCCGAGTTCGCCTTCGTCACCGCGATGATCGGGATCAACCTGTCCCGGATCGCGGAGGAGATCATCATCTGGAACACGAAGGAGTTCTCCTTCGTGACCCTGCACGACGCCTTCTCCACCGGGTCGTCGATCATGCCGCAGAAGAAGAACCCGGACATCGCGGAGCTGGCGCGCGGCAAGTCGGGCCGCCTCATCGGCAACCTGACGGGCCTGCTGGCCACCCTGAAGGCCCTTCCCCTGGCCTACAACCGGGACCTCCAGGAGGACAAGGAGCCGGTCTTCGACTCCTGCGACACCCTCGAAGTCCTGCTGCCGGCCTTCACCGGGATGATGGCCACCCTCACGATCAACCGGGAGCGGATGGAGGAGCTGGCCCCGGCCGGCTTCTCGCTCGCCACCGACATCGCGGAGTGGCTGGTCAAGCAGAACGTGCCGTTCCGGGTGGCGCACGAGGTGGCCGGCGAGTGCGTCAAGGAGTGCGAGGGGCTCGGCATCGAGCTCGACGAGCTCACGGACGAGCAGTTCGCGAAGATCTCGGAGCACCTGACTCCGGAGGTCCGTACGGTCCTCAACGTCAAGGGCGCGCTGGCCTCCCGCGACGGCCGCGGCGGCACCGCCCCGTCGGCGGTCGCGATCCAGCTCACGGAGCTGAAGGCCGACCTGGTCATCCAGCACGCCTGGGCGGCGCACAAGAACTGA
- a CDS encoding membrane-associated oxidoreductase encodes MEITDLTPAERRVWDAFPRGEGVDFREAPTEEATDGVSWGPERTVRAEVLAHLLLRGAVPLDGQVPGLNVRGARITGKLNLKYADIEHAIRLRACWFERKPLLYGARLRIVSLSDSALPGLTASTVTVDIALKLSCCRITGPVRLAGARIAGGLFLRKAVIGIAGPAEEGQEAALQFNHADIGTDVIAMELTVHGQTRINGATVGGQINFDDARLLAPGATALHAEILTVGTDLRAMRLEARGRVNLTGSRIPGQLNLAYARLSNPGGVALRASSCVAGEVWLRNCPTIQGGVNLRRSQFDLLHITPETWPPQIRIAGLVYRALSPHVPAEQRLPVLEREESGYLPHAYEQLATSYRTAGDEAAARTVLLAKLRRHRHTLPRAARVWGLLQDVTVGYGFRPLRAAGWLLALLITGTVAYGLHPPRELKQGEAPEFNPVFYTIDLMLPIIGFGQEAPFAPDGWYQWLSYLLIVTGWILATTTAAGVSRSLQRQ; translated from the coding sequence ATGGAGATCACCGACTTGACCCCGGCGGAGCGCCGCGTATGGGACGCCTTCCCCCGCGGTGAAGGCGTCGATTTCCGGGAGGCCCCGACCGAGGAGGCCACCGACGGCGTCTCGTGGGGACCCGAGCGGACCGTACGCGCCGAAGTCCTCGCCCACCTGCTGCTGCGCGGCGCGGTCCCGCTCGACGGACAGGTGCCCGGGCTGAACGTCCGGGGCGCCCGGATCACCGGCAAGCTCAACCTCAAGTACGCCGACATCGAGCACGCGATCCGGCTGCGGGCCTGCTGGTTCGAGCGCAAACCCCTCCTCTACGGGGCCCGGCTCAGGATCGTTTCACTGAGCGACTCGGCCCTCCCCGGCCTGACCGCCTCCACCGTCACCGTCGACATCGCCCTGAAGCTGTCCTGCTGCCGCATCACCGGGCCGGTGCGCCTCGCGGGCGCCCGGATAGCCGGCGGGCTCTTCCTGCGGAAGGCGGTCATCGGCATCGCGGGCCCGGCCGAGGAGGGCCAGGAGGCGGCGCTCCAGTTCAACCACGCCGACATCGGAACCGACGTCATCGCCATGGAGCTCACCGTCCACGGCCAGACCCGCATCAACGGTGCGACCGTCGGCGGCCAGATCAACTTCGACGACGCCCGGCTCCTCGCCCCCGGCGCGACCGCCCTGCACGCCGAGATCCTCACCGTCGGCACGGACCTGCGCGCCATGCGGCTGGAGGCCCGCGGCCGGGTCAACCTCACCGGCTCCCGGATACCGGGCCAGCTCAACCTCGCCTACGCCCGCCTCAGCAACCCCGGCGGGGTCGCCCTGCGCGCCTCCAGCTGCGTCGCCGGCGAGGTGTGGCTGCGCAACTGCCCGACCATCCAGGGCGGCGTGAACCTGCGCCGCTCCCAGTTCGACCTGCTCCACATCACGCCCGAGACCTGGCCGCCGCAGATCCGCATCGCGGGACTCGTCTACCGCGCCCTCAGCCCGCACGTGCCCGCCGAGCAGCGGCTGCCCGTCCTGGAGCGCGAGGAGTCGGGATACCTTCCGCACGCCTACGAACAGCTCGCCACGTCCTACCGGACGGCGGGCGACGAGGCGGCGGCGCGGACCGTCCTGCTCGCCAAACTGCGGCGGCACCGCCACACCCTGCCCCGGGCCGCCAGGGTCTGGGGCCTGCTCCAGGACGTCACCGTGGGCTACGGGTTCCGGCCGCTGCGGGCCGCGGGCTGGCTGCTGGCGCTGCTGATCACGGGAACCGTCGCGTACGGGCTCCACCCGCCCCGCGAACTGAAACAGGGGGAGGCGCCGGAGTTCAACCCGGTGTTCTACACGATCGACCTGATGCTGCCGATCATCGGCTTCGGGCAGGAGGCGCCGTTCGCGCCCGACGGCTGGTACCAGTGGCTGTCGTACCTGCTGATCGTGACCGGCTGGATCCTCGCCACGACGACCGCGGCGGGCGTCAGCCGGTCACTGCAACGGCAGTAG